The following proteins are encoded in a genomic region of Candidatus Cloacimonas sp.:
- the fmt gene encoding methionyl-tRNA formyltransferase, with amino-acid sequence MRYLFMGSSDYGLPALAKLIQNGYQPSLVISQPHRPSGRNLQKTPTPVSQFALEHKLPLYNPEDINSEESIAKLADYEADIIISASYGNYLGKKVRMLCPFRAVNLHPSLLPKYRGSTPIQSAILKGETETGTTIFQITAKMDAGPIFRQEKLSISEKENYTDLLERLKQQAADILWLFWQDLLKGKELSHSEQDESQATWCSTFNKQSGLINWSNQAKNIHNQIRAFSLTPGAWTYFRAKTMKILASELTAKLAEGKPGQICCLDKKSGFFVNCMDYKLLITKVQAEGKKIMDAAAFINGARLLSEEILGS; translated from the coding sequence ATGCGTTATCTGTTTATGGGCTCTTCCGATTATGGCTTACCAGCTCTTGCCAAACTGATTCAAAATGGCTATCAACCTTCGCTGGTCATAAGCCAGCCCCATAGACCTTCCGGAAGAAATTTACAGAAAACACCGACCCCTGTTTCTCAATTTGCTCTGGAGCATAAGTTGCCGCTTTATAATCCTGAGGACATAAATTCTGAGGAAAGTATTGCCAAATTAGCTGATTATGAGGCAGATATAATAATTTCTGCCTCCTATGGCAATTATCTTGGAAAAAAAGTGCGAATGCTTTGTCCTTTCAGAGCTGTAAATCTACATCCTTCTCTTTTGCCCAAATACAGAGGTTCCACTCCCATTCAAAGCGCTATTTTAAAAGGAGAAACGGAAACGGGAACCACTATTTTCCAGATAACGGCAAAAATGGATGCGGGACCCATATTTAGGCAGGAAAAGCTATCCATTTCGGAAAAGGAGAATTACACCGATTTGTTGGAACGGCTTAAACAACAAGCAGCTGACATTCTTTGGCTTTTCTGGCAAGATTTGTTGAAGGGAAAAGAACTTAGCCATTCTGAACAAGATGAAAGCCAAGCAACCTGGTGTTCAACTTTTAACAAACAAAGCGGTTTGATTAACTGGTCAAACCAAGCAAAAAATATCCACAATCAAATCCGTGCTTTTTCTTTAACTCCCGGTGCTTGGACTTATTTTAGAGCAAAAACAATGAAAATTCTGGCGTCGGAATTAACTGCCAAATTGGCGGAAGGAAAGCCGGGACAAATATGCTGCCTTGACAAAAAAAGCGGCTTCTTTGTTAATTGTATGGATTATAAATTGCTTATTACTAAAGTTCAGGCAGAAGGCAAAAAGATTATGGATGCCGCCGCTTTTATCAATGGAGCGCGCCTTTTGTCTGAAGAAATATTAGGAAGCTAA
- a CDS encoding DUF116 domain-containing protein, whose translation MKKEYFAIIKFPVFVGLSLLIVLLIFFFMVLGSYHNLGLSAWGNIFYTLIFILIIVLIASWILTLISTHRKIKPRWLRIYLSWVLSHIFYHLAMWISVLFFQKKTSMQESFLYFNNEIVVTNYQGMNSKNLLLLLPHCLQNSNCKIRINNNIVECQECGGCDMAKMKAITRDRQIKAAVASGGSLARKLVKDTHPDIIIAVACHRDLTDGVRESWRYPVYSVLNERPKGPCFETTVSSSVIDFAVNKFI comes from the coding sequence ATGAAAAAAGAATATTTTGCCATTATTAAATTCCCCGTTTTTGTCGGCTTATCGCTTCTTATCGTTTTGCTGATTTTCTTTTTTATGGTTTTGGGCAGTTATCACAATTTGGGACTTTCTGCCTGGGGGAATATTTTTTACACTCTCATTTTTATTCTGATTATTGTTCTCATTGCCAGCTGGATTTTAACTCTTATCAGCACGCATCGAAAAATCAAGCCCCGCTGGCTACGCATATATCTTTCTTGGGTTTTGTCACATATATTTTATCATCTGGCAATGTGGATCTCCGTTCTCTTTTTCCAGAAAAAGACCTCGATGCAAGAGTCCTTTTTATACTTTAACAACGAAATTGTGGTTACCAATTACCAAGGAATGAATTCCAAAAATCTGCTTTTGCTTTTACCACACTGCCTTCAGAACTCAAATTGCAAAATCCGCATCAATAATAATATTGTGGAATGCCAAGAATGCGGTGGCTGCGATATGGCAAAAATGAAAGCAATTACCAGAGACAGACAAATTAAGGCAGCGGTTGCATCCGGTGGCTCTTTGGCAAGAAAATTGGTGAAGGACACACATCCTGATATCATTATCGCCGTTGCTTGTCACCGGGATTTAACAGATGGTGTGCGTGAAAGTTGGCGTTATCCTGTTTACTCTGTTCTGAACGAAAGACCCAAAGGTCCTTGTTTTGAAACGACGGTAAGCTCTTCGGTAATTGATTTTGCAGTGAACAAATTTATTTGA
- a CDS encoding trypsin-like peptidase domain-containing protein, giving the protein MPNLKRINLFTVIIILLLNAFVTMALINRYMDKNAINNDYISQNNSQPNKASSAKRINSITEAVKAVEPAVVSINVIKTEYVRAASPFGFGFFDFFGLTPMMRQVESIGSGVIYDKSGLIITNAHVVSGASQIKVILPDKREFTGTVVGIDEIHDIAKVKINSNNLPVAELGNSSDLITGEWSIALGNPYGFLMNDSKPSVSVGVISAVNRNFAARQDKREYKAMIQTDAAINPGNSGGPLVNINGEVVGINTFIFSENGGNIGIGFAIPINYVKSILAKI; this is encoded by the coding sequence GTGCCTAACTTGAAGCGTATCAATCTTTTTACCGTTATCATCATCCTGCTGCTCAATGCGTTTGTTACAATGGCGTTAATTAATAGATATATGGATAAAAATGCCATAAATAACGATTATATATCTCAAAACAACTCTCAGCCCAATAAAGCGTCATCTGCCAAAAGGATAAATTCCATCACGGAAGCCGTTAAAGCTGTTGAGCCAGCGGTGGTAAGCATCAATGTTATCAAAACAGAATATGTGCGTGCCGCCAGTCCTTTTGGATTCGGTTTTTTTGATTTTTTTGGATTAACTCCGATGATGCGTCAGGTAGAATCAATCGGGAGCGGAGTTATTTATGATAAAAGTGGCTTGATTATAACTAATGCCCATGTAGTTAGCGGGGCATCTCAAATTAAAGTTATTTTGCCTGATAAAAGAGAATTTACAGGAACCGTAGTAGGGATTGATGAAATACACGATATCGCCAAGGTTAAAATTAATTCCAATAATTTACCCGTTGCCGAATTAGGAAATTCCAGCGATCTGATTACCGGAGAATGGAGTATCGCTTTAGGCAATCCTTATGGCTTTTTAATGAACGATTCCAAGCCCAGTGTTTCGGTGGGAGTGATTTCTGCCGTAAATAGAAATTTTGCCGCCCGCCAAGATAAACGCGAATATAAAGCTATGATTCAAACCGACGCTGCCATCAATCCCGGAAATAGTGGAGGACCGTTGGTTAATATCAATGGCGAAGTTGTTGGCATCAATACTTTTATCTTTTCCGAAAACGGAGGCAATATCGGAATAGGATTTGCCATACCCATCAATTATGTGAAGAGCATTTTGGCTAAAATATGA
- a CDS encoding metallophosphoesterase, translating into MKKFHFILLLAIFTSSSFFAISQKLPNSEGAKTPGINPQSIVSVYNTPGDTLTVIQRPLLNIPAIVIPGETFTITCLAPQNTTNWNAWLRQQNKRLSLAVTNSEWLTQPDRWEIDVLVPSVSVYELYDLEVSASGGISDFTQNAVQVIPTRKNNYYFVHITDSHIPNRLYYPNAGYDTDSTEVNNLRAVIDDINIIHPEFVLFTGDLVNEGELEGFANQYWYGWGQHLLAELDVPVYVTSGNHDIGGWDETPPSAGTARRNWWKYFGWKWLDNTNPIWLYHTQDYYFTYNNTVFIGLESYDNYDSWRYNIYGSTSYTNQQITWLNNTLSLFPDYTKVLFHHYDFQEELNLSALGIDLALWGHIHYNSGSIYTYPYNLATSSTCNGNRAYRVVRINNNQVTPYNTIYAGSNGNNLSLQFYPSNSGVADSVEAVITNNQPLAFENAQIKFIMPSGNNGYRVQGGILEQVDRSGINNVCYVSVSLSANSTATIWLADSGVENIDPLQVPELLQIKSIYPNPLSLQGNIQLYSEKTLSTLTLQLYNLKGQLVYQQALQSIAKGENNLSFTIPDALCSGIYFLRLPEAKKLTQKIIILKK; encoded by the coding sequence ATGAAAAAATTTCACTTTATTTTGCTGCTGGCTATATTTACCAGCAGCTCTTTTTTTGCTATTTCCCAAAAGTTACCAAATTCCGAAGGGGCAAAAACCCCTGGCATAAATCCCCAAAGCATTGTCTCCGTTTATAATACACCGGGCGATACTTTAACCGTCATCCAGCGTCCTCTTTTGAATATTCCGGCTATTGTCATTCCCGGCGAAACATTTACTATAACCTGTTTGGCACCCCAAAATACCACGAACTGGAATGCCTGGCTAAGGCAACAAAACAAACGCCTTAGTTTAGCGGTCACAAATAGCGAGTGGTTAACTCAGCCAGACCGCTGGGAAATTGATGTTCTCGTTCCTTCCGTTTCGGTTTATGAATTATACGATTTGGAGGTCTCTGCCAGCGGAGGAATTTCCGATTTTACCCAAAATGCCGTGCAAGTAATTCCTACTCGCAAAAACAATTACTATTTCGTGCACATCACGGATTCGCATATTCCCAATCGTTTATATTATCCCAATGCGGGTTATGATACGGATTCTACTGAGGTAAATAATCTCCGGGCAGTGATAGATGATATCAATATTATTCATCCCGAGTTTGTTCTTTTTACCGGCGATTTAGTCAACGAAGGAGAGTTGGAGGGTTTTGCAAACCAATATTGGTATGGATGGGGTCAACACTTACTGGCGGAATTGGATGTTCCGGTTTATGTAACCTCCGGAAATCATGACATTGGCGGTTGGGATGAAACCCCACCTTCGGCAGGAACGGCAAGACGAAATTGGTGGAAATATTTTGGTTGGAAATGGCTGGATAATACTAATCCCATTTGGCTTTATCATACTCAGGACTACTATTTTACCTATAATAACACAGTTTTTATTGGGTTGGAGAGCTATGATAACTATGATTCTTGGCGTTATAATATCTATGGCTCCACCAGTTATACCAATCAACAAATTACCTGGCTGAATAACACCCTTTCGCTTTTTCCAGATTATACCAAAGTGCTGTTTCATCACTACGATTTTCAGGAGGAGCTAAATCTTTCCGCTTTAGGAATTGATTTGGCTTTGTGGGGTCACATACATTATAACAGTGGCTCTATTTATACTTATCCCTATAACTTAGCTACCAGTAGCACCTGTAATGGCAATCGCGCTTATCGGGTTGTGCGGATTAATAACAATCAAGTTACACCATATAACACAATTTATGCCGGCTCAAATGGAAATAATTTGTCCCTTCAATTTTACCCTTCCAATTCTGGTGTGGCGGATAGCGTGGAGGCAGTTATCACCAATAATCAGCCCCTTGCTTTTGAAAATGCCCAAATAAAATTTATTATGCCTTCAGGAAATAACGGTTATCGCGTTCAGGGAGGAATTCTGGAACAGGTAGATAGAAGCGGAATTAATAATGTTTGCTATGTTAGCGTTTCGCTTTCTGCTAATAGCACTGCCACCATTTGGCTTGCCGATAGCGGAGTGGAAAACATAGACCCTTTGCAAGTGCCTGAGCTATTACAAATAAAAAGCATCTACCCCAATCCTTTATCCCTGCAGGGGAATATACAACTTTATAGCGAGAAAACATTATCTACATTAACCTTGCAACTATACAACCTGAAAGGACAGCTGGTTTATCAACAAGCATTACAAAGCATTGCCAAAGGAGAAAATAATCTGTCCTTCACTATACCCGATGCTTTATGTAGCGGTATTTACTTTCTGCGTTTGCCGGAAGCAAAGAAGCTAACCCAAAAAATAATAATTCTAAAAAAGTGA